The DNA segment aactcccatctctactaaaaatacaaaacttagctggacgtgatggcaggcgcctgtaatcccagctactcaggagactgaggcaggagaatcgcttgaacctgggaggcagaggtgggagtaagccgagatggtgccattgcactccagccttggtgacacagtgagacaccatctcaaaaaaaaaaagaaaaaaagaacatactgCTCAAAGGAGTAAGATTCAAGGTATTTCTAATGCTAAAGATATTTACAATGTCAAGGTCAGAGACTTAGTAGAGAATGAATTTGTCAGAACCCAGAACCACAAACATGACTTTCTCAAGCAATAGCACTTCTTTTATGAGTTAGTGCTATTTTTTGATGAACAGCATATTTTGTATAGCATCTATTAGTTTACAAAGGGCTATATCTCTTATAGTAGGCCCTTCTTATCCATGgggaatatgttccaagacccccagtggatggcTAAAATCTTGGATActactgaaccctatatatacttTGTTATTTCCTGTAAATACATATCTATGATAAAGTTTTAATAGGCATatagattaacaacaataaatagaacaattttataccaatatactgtaataaaagttatgtgaatgtggtctctctcaaaatatcttatacTGTACCTTGGAAAGCAAAACTGTGGATAAGGAGGGACTTCTGTATACCATTTTGTTTGATATTCAACAAAACAGTGGAGGCAAGCCAAGCAGGTGATATTATCAAAATTTTACAGCTGCAACTCAAACAAATCCAGACTTTGGAAGGATCAGCATAAAAGATCCTTCTACCACAAGAACAAAATACtgcaaaatgaaaaagggaaGACAGACTGAATGATCAGAAGTGTTCCTGAGAACTAATAATGTTAAACCATGTTAAGTAGTTTCCTAGTTATCAGCATAGTGAAGTAGGGAGGTGGGTAAGAAGTAGggaagttggccaggcacagtggctcacgcctgtaatctcagcacttgggagtccaaggccggcagatcacctgaggtcaggagttcgagaccaacctgaccaacatggagaaaccccatctctactaaaaacacaaaattagccgggcgtggtagcacatgcctgtaatcccagctactcaggaggctgaggcaggagaatggcatgaacccgggaggcggagcttacagtgagctgagattgcgccactgcactccagtctccaaaaaaaaccccaaaaaacaacaaaacagaagtaGGGAAGTTAGGCCTTCTGAATTGATATCCTATCACTGTCTGAGTGTTAGCCAGCTCTGCTGTAAATATCGTACCATGCCTATCCAAGAAATGAGGGAAAGGGCAGGTTCCAAAAGGAACAGTTAGTGGAAACTGTAGGGGGAAAGTCCCTGTGGTCCCCAGCGTAAGAGAAAATGCGGAGATTCTGAAGATGTAACTGACCACTTTAATTTCCCCCAAccaaaagattttgaaaatcaaTGGTAATATAGGACTTAGTAACAAGAGAATTTGCTGTACAGTAACTTGGTTAGAATACAGTACTGTGCATCTTAAAGAGTAAGAAACTTGGGGGAAGGGTGAGGTGACTAAAAGCCTTGAAAATTTCAGTCAATTTGTCTTTACTACAGGCTTATTAATAAGCCACGTCATTTTGAAAGTTGTACTTAGAGCTTTATTTCCAAAACAGAAAATTGtacattcttatttttccttcagtttcttcAAATGATTCTGAATCATACATgagtgaagaaaaaaaggaagaagatttaCTAAATAAGTTTATGCAATCAATGTCAATTGAAGAACAGGGAGAACATCTGATGTTAACTTGACAGTCTTATCTTGTGTATTGAATTCGTACCAAAGGTGAGGGTAAGGGGTTGTGGGTTGTGTCCTGTATGTTTAGGATGGTATTGTTATTCATTAAATCATTAAGTAATTTTGGTTTGTTCAGAAACTTAAAACAATGTAATTGGTCTGATGTAGTTCCATGTACCAATGATATTTATGTAAGAAAATTTACATGTAACATATACTTGTACTTCTAGCTagatacaattaaaatttttcttgcaTTCAGTATtgaattacttttctttaaatcTGACAAATGCATCATATTTCTCTGTTCACAGTAAGTCCTAAAACAGCAATATTAGAATATCCTacaagggccaggtgtggtggctcatgcctgtaatcccagcactctgggaggctgaggcgggtggatcatgaggtcagaagtttgagaccagtctggccaacatggtgaaaccccatctctactgaaaatacaaaaattagctgggcatggtggtgcgtgtctatagtcccagctacttgggaggttgaggcagaagaattagaattgcttgaacccagaggcggaggctgcagtgaactgagatcacaccactgcactccagcctggcaacagagtgagactccgtctcaaaaaaaaaaaaaaaaaaaaaagagaaaaaagagaatatcctaCCAGTATTTTCTTGATTGGGCTAAGGAAAGCTCTGAAATATCCAGATACAGAACAGCATTTGACAGAGATAATGCTCTGACTTgcaaagtaggtgctcaataaatatttgctatttgaatacaactttaaaatgtaaatacatattttcccTATCTTATGAAATTGCCACATAAATAACTTGGACTCTCAGACTAGATTAAGTTGGGAGTAGTTACACTAACTTCTTTACATTATATATTACTCTAGTGTGCTTCCTTGctaaacttgtatttttttttttttttttttttttttgagatggaattacgctgttgttgaccaggctggagtgcaatggtgtgatctcggctcactgcaacctccacctccaggattcaagtgattcttttttttttttttttttgagacggagtgtcgctctgtggcccaggctggagtgcagtggcgcgatctcggctcactgtaagctccgcctcccgggttcacgccattctcctgcctcagcctcctgagtagctgggactacaggcgcccgccacctcgcccggctagttttttgtactttttagtagagacggggtttcaccgggttagccaggatggtcttgatcttctaacctcgtgatccacccgtctcggcctcccaaagtgctgggattacaggcttgagccaccgcgcccggccaagattcaagtgattctactgcctcagcctcccgagtagctgggattacaggcatgtaccaccatgcctggctaattctgtattttttgtatagacaggatttcaccatgttggccaggctggtctcgagctcctgacctcaggtgatccacctgcctcagcctcccaaagtgctgggattagggtgtgagccactgtgcccggcccctaaACTTGTATtgttaaaacttttattaaaccttgaaaaatggaaataacaacaGTTTGAAGAATCACTGTTAATTTAATGTCAATATGGTAtattatttagcaaataaaatctgAGTCCAACATTATGACACAATATAAGAGAAGAGCTCTGAAAGGTCATCTCGTCCACTTCACTTTAATATTTATATGCGTAGTTTCACTTGGTtcctcatttttatgttttttaaaattaaatacaggtTATCAAGAAAGTATAAATGAAAGGTAATTGTTTATtactagagaagagaaaaatgtatacaaGATAGTCTAGATTCTTTCTCCACATGCACTACTTTTGGAATAAAGTTCCAAATATCAACTTTGAAGATATTTACAAGGATAAATTTTTCTTAACAAGTGACCAATTACTGTGTTGTGGACATTTTTTCACAGAATCCATATACTGTAAACTAAATATATTCTTATAGTTTACAGGAAGCTTAGAGCAATTATGTATTAACAGAGAAGATGGTATTATATTTTACtgcaaaatattataaaagtgaTACAATTTTGTGGCTCTTAAATGTTTAATTACTTGATTTCAATaggacaatgaaaaaaaaaatcatcaagacAGGCCTGGCTTTAAGATTTTTTGTATTCAATTCGTTCTACTTTCACATCATCTCCAATTAGCTGATACACATAGGTGACCACTGTAGAAGCCTGGATATCCATCAACACAAATGATGGAATAAtgtttctagaagaaaaaataaataatgtcagTGTTTGTAGCACAAAGCAGCAGCACTATAAATTTCAATTTAAGATGACTATTTGGATTCAAAGAGAAATCTGTTACAGGTCACATGAACAGTTACCAAAAGATTGCCAAAATGGCTAGATTTATTTAAATGGTCacatgtggccgggcacggtggctcacgtctgtaaccccagcactttgggaggctgaggtgggcggatcacctgaggtcaggagttcgagactagcctggctaacatggtgaaaccccgtttctactaaaaatacaagaattagctaggcatggttgtgggtacctataatcccggctacttgggagactgaggcacgagaatcacttgaacacgggagacagaggttgcagtgagccaagactgtaccactgcactccagcctaggtgacagagcaagactctgtctcaaaaaaaaaaaaaaaaaaaagagggtggggcacatttttatgtatgtatgtatgtatgtatgttttgagtctcgttctgtcaccctggctggagtacagagcCTTAaacgtggctcactgcagtctcaacctcctgggctcaagggatcatctcacctcagcctcctgtgtagctgggatcacaggtatgcaccaccacacccagctaatttttaaattttttttgtagagacagggtctcaaattcctgggctcaagcaacccgccctggcctcccaaagtgctggtattacaggcataagccactgtgcccagccacatttcttTTATGAAATGTCACACAGGCAATTATTCTACTAAAGTCCCCAAATTCCCAAATTCTGTACTACTCACGTTTCCAAGGCATTATATGCCCCAGTGGCAGAACCTGGATTAATGTAGAATTTATTTTCATGCTCAAATGCttcaaatttgtgtgtgtgtcccgAGATAAGAATGTCCACATCAAACTGCCTCTGCAACAGGGCTAAGCTGGCCATATCTCCCCATGGAATAACTTGATGTCCATGGATCAGACCAATTTTGAACTGTCCAACAGTCACAACTTTCTGTTCTGGATAATTCAGATTCTAATATAAGAAAGAGACATAAGAAAATACGTATTTTAGAGATactgatgtttaaaaaaatcagtttgctTAAATATTCAATCTCGTGGATGTTTTGATGTAgtaccccaccacacacacattatacatttttttgtttttgagacggagtcttgctatgttgcccaggctgcagtgcagtggtaccatctcggctcactaggtaacctccgcctaccaagttcaagcaattctcctgcctccgcctcccaagtggctgggattacaggcacccgccaccatgcccgcccaatttttttgtattttttagtagagacggagtctcaccatgttggccaggctggtttcaaactcctgacctcaagtgatccacctgccttggcttcccaaagcgctagaattacaggcttgagccactgtgccacatttataaatattttatttcttctcagttTCGAAGGCTGCAACTATATTTAAAACATACCTTAATATAAACTGGAATTTATCATGCAATCCCTTTGTGTTTATTCCTATAGAATATGGGTTCTTTTGTGCATGTTGTAAATAATTATTCACCCCAAACTTGTGATTTTCCTTTACCTAAGGCATGTAAGTTAGGGTATGTTCAAATTATAGCTTAATATAGCCTTAATACTTTCATAGATGGcttaaaataat comes from the Macaca mulatta isolate MMU2019108-1 chromosome 11, T2T-MMU8v2.0, whole genome shotgun sequence genome and includes:
- the VPS29 gene encoding vacuolar protein sorting-associated protein 29 isoform X4 — encoded protein: MAGHRLVLVLGDLHIPHRCNSLPAKFKKLLVPGKIQHILCTGNLCTKESYDYLKTLAGDVHIVRGDFDENLNYPEQKVVTVGQFKIGLIHGHQVIPWGDMASLALLQRQFDVDILISGHTHKFEAFEHENKFYINPGSATGAYNALETNIIPSFVLMDIQASTVVTYVYQLIGDDVKVERIEYKKS
- the VPS29 gene encoding vacuolar protein sorting-associated protein 29 isoform X5; this encodes MLVLVLGDLHIPHRCNSLPAKFKKLLVPGKIQHILCTGNLCTKESYDYLKTLAGDVHIVRGDFDENLNYPEQKVVTVGQFKIGLIHGHQVIPWGDMASLALLQRQFDVDILISGHTHKFEAFEHENKFYINPGSATGAYNALETNIIPSFVLMDIQASTVVTYVYQLIGDDVKVERIEYKKS
- the VPS29 gene encoding vacuolar protein sorting-associated protein 29 isoform X2; the encoded protein is MVVGWLFTDWISHPFKLVLVLGDLHIPHRCNSLPAKFKKLLVPGKIQHILCTGNLCTKESYDYLKTLAGDVHIVRGDFDENLNYPEQKVVTVGQFKIGLIHGHQVIPWGDMASLALLQRQFDVDILISGHTHKFEAFEHENKFYINPGSATGAYNALETNIIPSFVLMDIQASTVVTYVYQLIGDDVKVERIEYKKS
- the VPS29 gene encoding vacuolar protein sorting-associated protein 29 isoform X1; the protein is MNRCALRGRDLALAIAGTTSFHGLLRPFRAGHRLVLVLGDLHIPHRCNSLPAKFKKLLVPGKIQHILCTGNLCTKESYDYLKTLAGDVHIVRGDFDENLNYPEQKVVTVGQFKIGLIHGHQVIPWGDMASLALLQRQFDVDILISGHTHKFEAFEHENKFYINPGSATGAYNALETNIIPSFVLMDIQASTVVTYVYQLIGDDVKVERIEYKKS
- the VPS29 gene encoding vacuolar protein sorting-associated protein 29 isoform X3 — encoded protein: MYFNPHQKESPSKMRIVLYPVVLVLGDLHIPHRCNSLPAKFKKLLVPGKIQHILCTGNLCTKESYDYLKTLAGDVHIVRGDFDENLNYPEQKVVTVGQFKIGLIHGHQVIPWGDMASLALLQRQFDVDILISGHTHKFEAFEHENKFYINPGSATGAYNALETNIIPSFVLMDIQASTVVTYVYQLIGDDVKVERIEYKKS